The following are from one region of the Streptomyces tuirus genome:
- a CDS encoding AMP-dependent synthetase/ligase, with the protein MRDLALAPPAVAPLTGGLADSVFETADREPARPMLARRADPVATTWEEVTAIELRDQVVDVAKGLIASGIAPGHRVAIMARTRFEWTILCYALWAVGAEVVPVYPTSSRDQVEWILRDAGCVAVVVEDEQGVMTVGSVCASLPLLRHVWQLDAGALEELATRGEFIPIATVDSMRRIVLPDSTAVIAYTSGTSGHAMGCALSHRNLAGPCDTLLAGWGHTAAPRGEQGSVLAFLPFSHVYGLMIQGLCVRGGLLMGHQGDLSGEALASALRTFRPTYLYAVPSVLEKIYKNFLRTAQQGGHGGLFERAAETARDFAAALERQRLGRGRGPGFDLRIQHALYERTVYRRLRAALGGRVQRATSGGSSLSRDLTLFYEGIGIYVHDGYGLTETAGGVTMQPLGREKSGTVGQALPGMQIQVAEDGEILVRGPSVFQGYVGDQAATRAALRGGWLATGDLGRLDADGYLTITGRKKDIIITSSGKSVAPLALEQRLRMHPLIHQAVVVGDNRPCVGALITLDPEFLAHWRAGLALQGEMREAREENALREEVARAVAAANSVVSPSESIRVFRVLPEAFDVTNGLLTPSMKLRRDEIVRHYASEIDAMYQSRRRPGRPGAPDQPSSWDDSDNVFR; encoded by the coding sequence ATGCGCGACCTCGCCCTCGCTCCCCCGGCCGTGGCGCCCCTGACCGGCGGGCTCGCCGACAGCGTCTTCGAGACGGCGGACCGCGAGCCGGCCCGGCCGATGCTCGCCCGCCGGGCCGACCCCGTCGCCACGACCTGGGAGGAGGTGACGGCGATCGAGCTGCGCGACCAGGTGGTGGACGTGGCCAAGGGGCTGATCGCCTCCGGGATCGCTCCGGGCCACCGCGTGGCGATCATGGCGCGCACCCGGTTCGAGTGGACGATCCTGTGCTACGCGCTGTGGGCCGTGGGCGCCGAGGTGGTCCCGGTCTACCCGACGTCCTCACGCGACCAGGTGGAGTGGATCCTGCGGGACGCCGGCTGCGTGGCCGTGGTCGTCGAGGACGAACAGGGCGTCATGACGGTCGGCTCGGTGTGCGCGTCCTTGCCGCTGCTGCGGCACGTCTGGCAGCTGGACGCCGGCGCCCTGGAGGAGCTGGCGACCCGCGGGGAGTTCATCCCCATCGCCACGGTCGACTCGATGCGGCGCATCGTGCTGCCGGACTCCACGGCCGTCATCGCCTACACCTCGGGCACCTCCGGGCACGCCATGGGCTGCGCCCTCAGCCACCGCAACCTGGCCGGCCCCTGCGACACGCTGCTGGCGGGCTGGGGGCACACGGCGGCGCCACGCGGGGAGCAGGGCTCCGTCCTCGCGTTCCTGCCCTTCTCGCATGTGTACGGGCTGATGATCCAGGGGCTGTGCGTGCGCGGCGGGCTGCTGATGGGACACCAGGGCGATCTGAGCGGGGAGGCGCTGGCGTCGGCGCTGCGCACCTTCCGGCCGACGTACCTCTACGCGGTGCCGTCGGTCCTCGAGAAGATCTACAAGAACTTCCTGCGCACGGCGCAGCAGGGGGGCCACGGCGGACTGTTCGAGCGGGCCGCGGAGACGGCCCGGGACTTCGCGGCCGCCCTGGAACGCCAGCGGCTGGGCCGCGGCCGCGGGCCCGGCTTCGACCTGCGGATCCAGCACGCTCTGTACGAACGCACGGTGTACCGCCGGCTGCGGGCGGCGCTGGGCGGGCGGGTGCAGCGCGCGACGTCCGGCGGCTCCTCCCTCAGCCGCGACCTGACCCTCTTCTACGAGGGCATCGGCATCTATGTGCATGACGGGTACGGCCTGACGGAGACCGCCGGCGGGGTGACGATGCAGCCGCTCGGCCGGGAGAAGTCGGGGACGGTCGGGCAGGCCCTGCCGGGCATGCAGATCCAGGTGGCCGAGGACGGGGAGATCCTGGTGCGCGGCCCGTCGGTGTTCCAGGGGTATGTGGGCGACCAGGCCGCCACCCGGGCCGCGCTGCGCGGCGGATGGCTCGCCACCGGGGACCTCGGGCGGCTGGACGCGGACGGCTATCTGACCATCACCGGCCGCAAGAAGGACATCATCATCACCAGCAGCGGCAAGAGCGTCGCCCCGCTGGCGCTGGAGCAACGGCTGCGGATGCACCCGCTCATCCACCAGGCCGTCGTCGTGGGGGACAACCGGCCCTGTGTCGGCGCCCTGATCACGCTGGACCCGGAGTTCCTGGCGCACTGGCGGGCCGGGCTGGCGCTGCAGGGCGAGATGCGGGAGGCCCGGGAGGAGAACGCGCTGCGGGAGGAGGTCGCCCGGGCCGTGGCCGCGGCCAACAGCGTCGTGTCGCCGTCGGAGTCGATCCGGGTCTTCCGGGTGCTGCCGGAAGCGTTCGACGTGACCAACGGGCTGCTCACGCCGTCGATGAAGCTGCGCCGGGACGAGATCGTGCGGCACTACGCTTCCGAGATCGACGCGATGTACCAGTCACGCAGGCGTCCGGGGCGGCCGGGCGCCCCGGACCAACCTTCGAGCTGGGACGATTCGGACAACGTGTTCCGGTGA
- the treS gene encoding maltose alpha-D-glucosyltransferase — protein MTVNEPVLDTFEDTPARDRDPDWFKRAVFYEVLVRSFQDSNGDGVGDLRGLTAKLDYLQWLGVDCLWLPPFFKSPLRDGGYDVSDYTAVLPEFGDLADFVEFVDAAHQRGMRVIIDFVMNHTSDQHPWFQESRKDPDGPYGDYYMWADDDKGYPDARIIFVDTETSNWTFDPVRGQYFFHRFFSHQPDLNYENPRVQEEILAALKFWLDLGIDGFRLDAVPYLYAAEDTNCENLPASHAFLKRVRREIDAQYPDTVLLAEANQWPEDVVDYFGDYASGGDECHMAFHFPVMPRIFMAVRRESRYPVSEILAKTPAIPSGCQWGMFLRNHDELTLEMVTDEERDYMWAEYAKDPRMRANIGIRRRLAPLLDNDRHTIELFTALLLALPGSPILYYGDEIGMGDNIWLGDRDAVRTPMQWTPDRNAGFSTCDPGRLFLPAIMDPVYGHQVTNVEASMSSPSSLLHWTRRMIEIRKQNPAFGLGSYTELPSSNPAVLAFLREYEDDLVLCVNNFARFAQPTELDLREFAGRHPVELFGGVRFPAIGELPYLLTLGGHGFYWFRLTRVASRIGRRL, from the coding sequence ATGACCGTGAACGAGCCCGTGCTGGACACCTTCGAGGACACCCCCGCGAGGGACCGGGATCCTGACTGGTTCAAGCGCGCCGTCTTCTACGAGGTGCTCGTCCGTTCCTTCCAGGACAGCAACGGAGACGGCGTCGGCGACCTCAGGGGCCTGACCGCGAAGCTGGACTACCTCCAGTGGCTCGGCGTCGACTGCCTGTGGCTGCCGCCGTTCTTCAAGTCCCCCCTGCGCGACGGCGGCTACGACGTCTCCGACTACACGGCCGTGCTGCCCGAGTTCGGCGACCTGGCCGACTTCGTGGAGTTCGTCGACGCCGCCCACCAGCGCGGCATGCGCGTGATCATCGACTTCGTCATGAACCACACCAGCGACCAGCACCCGTGGTTCCAGGAGTCGCGCAAGGACCCCGACGGCCCCTACGGCGACTACTACATGTGGGCCGACGACGACAAGGGCTACCCGGACGCCCGGATCATCTTCGTCGACACCGAGACCTCGAACTGGACCTTCGACCCGGTGCGCGGCCAGTACTTCTTCCACCGCTTCTTCTCCCACCAGCCGGACCTCAACTACGAGAACCCGCGCGTCCAGGAGGAGATCCTGGCCGCGCTGAAGTTCTGGCTGGACCTGGGCATCGACGGGTTCCGGCTGGACGCGGTGCCCTATCTCTACGCGGCCGAGGACACCAACTGCGAGAACCTGCCCGCCTCGCACGCGTTCCTCAAGCGCGTCCGCCGCGAGATCGACGCGCAGTACCCGGACACGGTGCTGCTGGCGGAGGCCAACCAGTGGCCCGAGGACGTCGTGGACTACTTCGGCGACTACGCGAGCGGCGGCGACGAGTGCCACATGGCCTTCCACTTCCCGGTCATGCCGCGCATCTTCATGGCCGTACGCCGCGAGTCGCGCTACCCCGTCTCGGAAATCCTGGCCAAGACCCCGGCCATCCCCTCGGGCTGCCAGTGGGGGATGTTCCTGCGCAACCACGACGAGCTGACGCTCGAGATGGTCACCGACGAAGAGCGCGACTACATGTGGGCCGAGTACGCCAAGGACCCCCGCATGCGCGCCAACATCGGCATCCGCAGGCGCCTGGCCCCGCTGCTGGACAACGACCGGCACACCATCGAGCTCTTCACCGCTCTCCTGCTCGCCCTCCCCGGCTCGCCGATCCTGTACTACGGCGACGAGATCGGCATGGGCGACAACATCTGGCTCGGCGACCGGGACGCGGTGCGCACACCGATGCAGTGGACGCCCGACCGCAACGCGGGCTTCTCCACCTGTGACCCGGGCCGCCTCTTCCTCCCGGCGATCATGGACCCGGTCTACGGCCACCAGGTGACCAATGTCGAGGCGTCGATGTCGTCGCCGTCGTCGCTGCTGCACTGGACCCGCCGCATGATCGAGATCCGCAAGCAGAACCCCGCCTTCGGACTCGGCTCGTACACCGAACTGCCCTCCTCCAACCCGGCGGTGCTGGCGTTCCTGCGCGAGTACGAGGACGACCTGGTCCTGTGCGTCAACAACTTCGCGCGGTTCGCGCAGCCCACCGAACTGGACCTGCGCGAGTTCGCGGGGCGGCACCCGGTGGAGCTGTTCGGCGGGGTCCGCTTCCCCGCCATCGGCGAGCTGCCGTACCTGCTGACCCTCGGGGGCCACGGCTTCTACTGGTTCCGGCTCACTCGAGTCGCATCCCGCATCGGCCGGCGACTGTGA
- a CDS encoding ATP-binding protein — translation MSTEPRGDDALTSEEIPSRTNSFVGEPHDVTGARLAAEEFLRDLARSAPPSAPEYWDDILLVVTELAANAVQYAPGPFALRMRRTFDGVHVVLHDTSSTEPAPRPFDPRSGGGGIGWHLIHTLCDQVSVVADDRGKDVHVFLPW, via the coding sequence ATGTCAACCGAGCCGCGTGGGGACGACGCCCTGACCTCCGAGGAGATCCCGAGCCGCACGAACAGCTTCGTGGGCGAGCCGCACGACGTGACAGGTGCGCGGCTGGCCGCGGAGGAGTTCTTGCGTGACCTGGCACGCTCCGCCCCGCCCTCTGCCCCCGAGTACTGGGACGACATCCTGCTGGTGGTGACGGAACTGGCCGCCAACGCGGTCCAGTACGCCCCGGGTCCGTTCGCGCTGCGGATGCGCCGGACCTTCGACGGGGTGCATGTGGTCCTGCACGACACCAGCAGCACGGAGCCCGCCCCCCGCCCCTTCGATCCGCGCAGCGGCGGCGGGGGCATCGGCTGGCACCTGATCCACACGCTGTGCGACCAGGTGAGCGTGGTGGCCGACGACCGCGGCAAGGACGTGCACGTCTTCTTGCCCTGGTGA
- the glgB gene encoding 1,4-alpha-glucan branching enzyme, whose product MALRDTSIPEPSGPVPSTTAPALSTEDRGRLLAGAHHDPHALLGAHPVPGGIVFRALRPFARAVSVVIDGRRTALVSEGDGLFSGVLPLDEIPAYSLHVAYEGGEQETHDPYRFLPALGELDLHLIREGRHEELWTALGAQPMTHEGVSGTRFTVWAPNAQGVRVATDFTHWDGTQFPMRSLGASGVWELFLPGVGEGTAYKFEIHSRYGHRFLKADPMARRCEEPPNTASIVTASHYEWGDAEWMAHRADRPVHEAPFSVYEVHLASWRPGLTYRQLAEELPAYVKDLGFTHVELMPVAEHPFHGSWGYQVTGFYAPTSRLGTPDDFRFFVDACHRAGIGVIMDWVPAHFPKDDWALARFDGEPLYEPGDDRRAEHPDWGTYEFDFGRTEVRNFLVANAVYWCEEFHIDGLRVDAVASMLYLDYSREDGQWEPNAYGGREDLAAMGFLQEMNATVYRRAPGVVTIAEESTAWGGVTRPTDTGGLGFGLKWNMGWMHDSLEYIAHEPVHRKYHHHEMTFSMVYAYSENYVLPISHDEVVHGKQALVSKMPGDWWQRRATHRAYLGFMWGHPGKQLLFMGQEFAQGAEWSVEQGPEWWLLDDGYHSAGDHRGVRDLVRDLNTAYREMPALWQCDTRPEGFRWVAVDSADDNVLAFLRYDAEGTPLLAVSNFSPVVRQDYGLWVPGDVVAWEERLNTDDTRYGGSGVTNPDPVKPEDGRVHLTLPPLATVWLTPFAM is encoded by the coding sequence GTGGCCCTGCGCGACACCTCAATCCCGGAGCCGTCCGGCCCGGTCCCGAGCACGACCGCCCCCGCCCTGAGTACCGAGGACCGCGGGCGGCTGCTGGCGGGCGCCCACCACGATCCGCACGCGCTGCTGGGTGCCCACCCGGTGCCCGGCGGGATCGTGTTCCGGGCGCTGCGCCCCTTCGCCCGCGCGGTGAGCGTGGTGATCGACGGCAGACGCACGGCGCTCGTCTCGGAGGGCGACGGCCTGTTCTCGGGCGTCCTGCCGCTCGATGAGATCCCCGCCTACTCGCTGCACGTGGCGTACGAGGGCGGTGAGCAGGAGACGCACGACCCGTACCGCTTCCTGCCCGCGCTCGGCGAGCTCGATCTGCACCTGATCCGCGAGGGCCGGCACGAGGAGCTGTGGACGGCGCTCGGCGCGCAGCCCATGACCCATGAGGGCGTGAGCGGCACCCGGTTCACGGTGTGGGCGCCGAACGCGCAGGGCGTGCGGGTCGCCACGGACTTCACCCACTGGGACGGCACGCAGTTCCCGATGCGGTCCCTGGGCGCCTCGGGCGTGTGGGAGCTGTTCCTGCCGGGCGTCGGCGAGGGGACCGCGTACAAGTTCGAGATCCACTCCCGGTACGGGCACCGCTTCCTGAAGGCCGACCCGATGGCCCGGCGCTGCGAGGAGCCGCCCAACACGGCGTCGATCGTGACGGCCTCGCACTACGAGTGGGGCGACGCCGAGTGGATGGCGCACCGCGCCGACAGGCCCGTGCACGAGGCGCCGTTCTCGGTGTACGAGGTGCACCTGGCGTCGTGGCGGCCGGGGCTGACCTACCGGCAGCTCGCCGAGGAACTCCCGGCGTACGTCAAGGACCTGGGCTTCACGCACGTGGAGCTGATGCCGGTCGCCGAGCACCCCTTCCACGGGTCGTGGGGCTACCAGGTGACGGGGTTCTACGCGCCGACGTCCCGGCTCGGCACGCCGGACGACTTCCGGTTCTTCGTCGACGCCTGCCACCGGGCCGGGATCGGCGTGATCATGGACTGGGTGCCGGCGCACTTCCCGAAGGACGACTGGGCACTGGCCCGGTTCGACGGGGAGCCGCTGTACGAGCCCGGTGACGACCGGCGCGCGGAGCACCCGGACTGGGGCACGTACGAGTTCGACTTCGGCCGCACCGAGGTGCGCAACTTCCTGGTCGCGAACGCCGTGTACTGGTGCGAGGAGTTCCACATCGACGGGCTGCGCGTGGACGCGGTCGCCTCGATGCTCTACCTGGACTACTCGCGCGAGGACGGCCAGTGGGAGCCCAACGCCTACGGCGGCCGGGAGGACCTGGCGGCCATGGGGTTCCTCCAGGAGATGAACGCGACCGTGTACCGGCGGGCCCCGGGCGTGGTCACGATCGCCGAGGAGTCCACCGCCTGGGGCGGCGTGACCCGGCCGACCGACACCGGCGGGCTCGGGTTCGGGCTGAAGTGGAACATGGGGTGGATGCACGATTCGCTGGAGTACATCGCCCACGAGCCGGTGCACCGCAAGTACCACCACCACGAGATGACGTTCTCGATGGTGTACGCCTACAGCGAGAACTACGTGCTGCCGATCTCCCACGACGAGGTCGTGCACGGCAAGCAGGCGCTGGTGTCGAAGATGCCCGGCGACTGGTGGCAGCGGCGCGCCACCCACCGTGCCTACCTCGGGTTCATGTGGGGCCACCCCGGCAAGCAGTTGCTGTTCATGGGGCAGGAGTTCGCGCAGGGGGCCGAGTGGTCGGTGGAGCAGGGGCCGGAGTGGTGGCTGCTCGACGACGGCTACCACTCGGCGGGTGACCACCGGGGCGTGCGCGATCTGGTGCGCGACCTGAACACCGCTTACCGGGAGATGCCGGCGCTGTGGCAGTGCGACACCCGCCCGGAGGGCTTCCGTTGGGTGGCGGTGGACTCGGCCGACGACAACGTCCTCGCGTTCCTGCGCTACGACGCCGAGGGCACCCCGCTGCTGGCGGTGTCGAACTTCTCCCCCGTGGTGCGGCAGGACTACGGCCTGTGGGTGCCGGGTGACGTCGTCGCCTGGGAGGAGCGCCTCAACACCGACGACACACGCTACGGCGGCAGCGGCGTCACCAACCCGGATCCGGTCAAGCCGGAGGACGGCCGGGTCCACCTCACGCTGCCTCCGCTCGCCACGGTGTGGCTGACGCCGTTCGCGATGTGA
- a CDS encoding maltokinase N-terminal cap-like domain-containing protein, whose protein sequence is MPKTASLRPDLPRLAEPMESLGALLRDWLPRQRWFAGKDRPVTELGLLSMTELFPGCLHLLVHAGHAGHTGVPSPGGAPPAGDCYQLLLGVREHPSPRLGRALIGRVQDGSLAGLTVYDALHDPRSAQLLLERLRQPGTAGPLRFDCDPDQRVPAGLVPRLLDAEQSNSSLVYGDEYILKVFRRIQPGVNPDLEVPGALARQGCHRVPAPVAWFQTNHPFKATLGVLQPYLRDASDGWALGLNALAAGDDFTVQARALGAATAEVHLALASAFPVGGPGENGQTAAAMTERLDAAAHCVPALQPFVPGLRTAFAALTSCDPGPPAQRIHGDLHLGQVLRAGREWFVIDFEGEPSRPLSERRSAHSPVRDIAGMLRSFDYAARQRRPWRPEWARRCREAYCAGYAARAGWDPRKKHGLLRAYETDRAVYEVLYEARHRPDWLPVPMAAIERLAVRGD, encoded by the coding sequence ATGCCGAAGACCGCATCCCTGCGCCCGGACCTCCCGCGTCTGGCCGAGCCCATGGAGTCGCTCGGCGCGCTGCTCCGCGACTGGCTGCCCCGGCAGCGCTGGTTCGCGGGCAAGGACCGGCCGGTCACCGAGCTCGGCCTGCTGTCGATGACCGAGCTCTTCCCGGGCTGTCTGCATCTGCTGGTCCACGCCGGTCATGCCGGCCACACGGGCGTCCCCTCGCCCGGCGGTGCTCCCCCGGCCGGTGACTGCTACCAGCTGCTGCTCGGCGTGCGCGAGCACCCCTCGCCGCGGCTCGGGCGGGCGCTGATCGGGCGGGTGCAGGACGGGTCCCTGGCCGGCCTGACCGTCTACGACGCGCTGCACGACCCCCGGTCGGCCCAGCTGCTGCTGGAGCGGCTGCGGCAACCGGGCACCGCGGGCCCCCTGCGCTTCGACTGCGACCCGGACCAGCGGGTGCCCGCCGGACTGGTGCCGCGGCTGCTGGACGCAGAGCAGTCCAACTCCTCGCTGGTCTACGGCGACGAGTACATCCTGAAGGTCTTCCGGCGCATCCAGCCGGGCGTCAACCCGGACCTGGAGGTGCCGGGCGCGCTGGCCCGCCAGGGCTGTCACCGCGTGCCCGCGCCCGTGGCCTGGTTCCAGACGAACCATCCGTTCAAGGCCACCCTCGGCGTGCTCCAGCCGTATCTGCGGGACGCCTCCGACGGCTGGGCGCTGGGGCTGAACGCGCTGGCCGCCGGGGACGACTTCACGGTCCAGGCCCGGGCGCTGGGCGCGGCCACGGCGGAGGTGCACCTCGCGCTGGCGTCGGCGTTCCCCGTCGGCGGGCCCGGGGAGAACGGGCAGACGGCGGCCGCGATGACCGAGCGGCTGGACGCCGCCGCGCACTGCGTGCCCGCGCTCCAGCCGTTCGTGCCGGGGCTGCGGACCGCGTTCGCGGCGCTCACCAGCTGCGACCCCGGGCCGCCCGCCCAGCGCATCCACGGTGATCTGCACCTGGGTCAGGTGCTGCGGGCGGGGCGCGAGTGGTTCGTCATCGACTTCGAGGGCGAGCCGTCCCGGCCGCTCTCCGAACGGCGCAGCGCCCACTCCCCCGTGCGGGACATCGCCGGGATGCTGCGTTCCTTCGACTACGCCGCCCGGCAGCGCCGCCCCTGGCGCCCGGAGTGGGCCCGCCGCTGTCGCGAGGCCTACTGCGCGGGCTACGCGGCCCGCGCCGGATGGGACCCACGCAAGAAGCACGGCCTGCTCCGCGCCTATGAGACGGACCGGGCCGTGTACGAGGTGCTGTACGAGGCACGGCACCGCCCCGACTGGCTGCCTGTACCGATGGCGGCGATCGAGCGCCTCGCCGTGAGAGGAGACTGA
- a CDS encoding glutamate--cysteine ligase 2: protein MRTVGVEEELLLVDPETGEPRALSAAVLARAEKVDADQDVFEKELHEQMLEFATHPQSSMESLRAEIVRCRKEAARHAEEIGCTVAALATSPLPVSPAVSVNRRYRWMAEQYGIATREQLVMGCHVHVSVESDEEGVAVVDRLRPWLPVLRALSANSPFWQGEDTGYSSYRSRVWLRWPSAGPTEIFGSAERYHRLIADMVATGAILDDGMIYFDARLSRQYPTVELRVSDVCLHSGTAVLIATLVRGLVETAAREWRAGREPLGHSVSLLRLADWQAARSGLSGELLHPETMRRMPAEAVVRALLDHVGEALDSTGDLKPAGAACEELLREGNGAQVQRALMERTGSLRDVVTECVRRTQT from the coding sequence GTGCGCACCGTGGGAGTGGAGGAGGAACTCCTCCTGGTCGATCCGGAGACCGGGGAACCGCGGGCGCTGTCCGCAGCGGTGCTCGCCCGGGCGGAGAAGGTCGACGCGGATCAGGACGTCTTCGAGAAGGAACTCCACGAGCAGATGCTGGAGTTCGCCACCCATCCGCAGTCGTCCATGGAGAGCCTGCGCGCGGAGATCGTCCGGTGCCGCAAGGAGGCCGCCCGGCACGCGGAGGAGATCGGCTGCACCGTGGCGGCGCTCGCCACCTCACCGCTGCCCGTCAGCCCCGCTGTCAGCGTGAACCGGCGCTACCGGTGGATGGCGGAGCAGTACGGCATCGCCACCCGGGAGCAGCTCGTCATGGGCTGTCATGTGCACGTGTCGGTGGAGTCCGACGAGGAGGGCGTCGCCGTCGTCGACCGGTTGCGGCCGTGGCTTCCGGTGCTGCGGGCGCTCAGCGCGAACTCGCCGTTCTGGCAGGGCGAGGACACCGGGTACAGCAGCTACCGCAGCCGGGTGTGGCTGCGCTGGCCGTCGGCCGGCCCGACCGAGATCTTCGGCTCGGCCGAGCGGTACCACCGGCTGATCGCGGACATGGTGGCCACCGGGGCGATCCTCGACGACGGGATGATCTACTTCGACGCCCGGCTGTCTCGGCAGTACCCGACCGTGGAGCTCCGGGTCTCGGACGTCTGTCTGCACTCCGGCACGGCCGTGCTGATCGCCACGCTCGTCCGCGGGCTGGTGGAGACGGCCGCGCGCGAGTGGCGGGCCGGGCGCGAGCCGCTCGGCCACAGCGTCAGCCTGTTGCGGCTGGCCGACTGGCAGGCCGCCCGGTCCGGCCTCTCGGGCGAGCTGCTGCACCCCGAGACCATGCGGCGGATGCCCGCCGAGGCCGTCGTGCGTGCCCTGCTGGACCATGTCGGGGAGGCCCTCGACAGTACGGGCGACCTTAAGCCGGCCGGCGCGGCCTGCGAGGAACTGCTGCGGGAGGGCAACGGCGCCCAGGTGCAGCGCGCGCTGATGGAGCGCACGGGGAGTCTGCGGGACGTCGTCACCGAGTGCGTCCGCCGGACGCAGACGTAA
- a CDS encoding DUF6480 family protein has protein sequence MTHISPDPEPERTPGLEPGGGVPPGETPPAESSMPETLPRETHNPTKGWAKAPLAVIIVITVLIAAFFLAYALVLIL, from the coding sequence ATGACTCACATCAGCCCCGATCCCGAACCAGAACGCACCCCCGGTCTGGAGCCCGGCGGCGGTGTGCCGCCGGGCGAGACACCGCCCGCGGAGAGCAGCATGCCGGAAACGCTGCCCCGGGAGACCCACAATCCGACCAAGGGCTGGGCCAAGGCCCCGCTGGCCGTGATCATCGTCATCACGGTGCTGATCGCGGCGTTCTTCCTGGCCTACGCCCTCGTCCTGATCCTTTGA